CGCCAAGAGCTGCGATTAGATTGTAAAGATTAAACTCGCCTTGAAGGCTTGAGTCTATCTCCACATCGCCATTTGGCGTCTTGATAACTGCGTCTATGCCGTCCTTTAGCCCATAAACTATCGGCGCAAAGCTAGCTGGCTTTTTGATCGCGTATGTATAGGCATTTTTTGGGTTAAATTTAACTCCGCCATCGTCAATGTTTATGAGCTTTACGCTCTCATCGTCAAAAAAGCTTGATTTTACCCTGGCATACTCCTCCATGCTCTTGTGGTAGTCGAGATGGTCTTGAGTTAAATTTGTAAAAATTTTAAGGGCAAATTTCAAGCTCTCTATGCGCTTTTGAGCGATCGCGTGCGAGCTAACCTCCATCACGAAGTACTCACAGCCCTGCTCGCTGGCTGCTTTTAGGTATGAGAGCGTCTTTAAAATGGCACTTGTCGTAAGCGCCTTGTCATCTATCTGCTCACCCTCTATAAATGCCCCTCTGGTGCCACTTAGTCCGCATTTTTTGCCTAAATTTCGCAAAGTCTCGTAGATAGCCGCAGCCGTTGTGGTCTTGCCATTGGTGCCTGTGATGCCAACTATCTTTAGATTTTCATCGATCTTTAAAAGTTTTTTGCACTCTTCAAGGGTGATTATCTTAGCGCCCTTTTTTACCGCGTCCTCTGCAAATTTCGCATTTGCAGTAGTTTGCACAAAGTATACACCCTGCTCGCACTCGTTTGAGTCATCTGTTATGAAGCTATTTTCTACTGATATTTTCATCGTTTTGTCTTTTTTGTATCTCTTTAAAAAGCTGATCTATACGCTCGTCGCCGCCAAACATCACCGCCGCACTCTCAAGGTAGTTCATGCTCATATCGATGAAGTCATTTTTTATCAAATTTCCTAAAAATTCCAAAAAATCGTCTTTGTTTGAGATCATGACCTTGGTTGAAAACATGATGTTTTCAAAGACCTTTTTAAAGCTGCCATCCTTATAAACAGCCCTTTTAAAGTCCTCGTAGCTGATCGCGTCTTGCTCTTCAAAGTACTCGCTCTCCTCGTCTCTGGACTCTAAAATTTTTAAAATTTCCTCCACGCCCTCGTCGTCTTCGCCGGCTCTTACCTTAGCCATATAGTAGTCAAACAAAAGCTTTGCCTCTTCGGCATTTTCCTCGCCAAGAGAGCAAATTTGTATCAAAAATAGTAAATTTCTCTCTTGCGTCTTTTCGTAGGCTAGTGAAAAGTAAAAGATCGCGTCTTTAAATTTAGAGCGTTTGAAATATTTTATGCCTATTTTTTTATAATCTATCAATGTCAAATTCCTCGCCTATTGGGACATTTATGACCTCAAGCTCTGGATGAATGTCTATGCGAAGCTGCCTTTCGATGCCGTATTTTAGCGTGGTTGTGCTAGCTGCGCATCCGTGACAATGTCCTGTGAGTCTTACGTAAATTTTGCCGTTTTTTATGCCAAGTAGCTCCATGCCGCCGCCGTCATTTTCAAGCATCGGTAGCACCTTTTGCAAACTCGCAGTCACTGGTTTTAAAAGCTCTTCATCACTAAATGGGATCATATTTTTTCCTTAAATTTTTTAGCTATTATAGCAGATAAAGTGCAAACAAACGTTTTCCAGGCTTTTGCTGGGGGCGTTTTGACTTTAAATTTTGGTGGTTTTTTGTGGAGAAAAAGGGCAAATTTGCCCTTTAAGTTTAGTTTAGTAGAAGTGATTTTATATCGATTTTATGCTCTATCATCTTGCTTTCAAGCATAAATTCTTGCGTAGCCTCAAGCGCTTTTATATCATCAGCCGTGATCTTTGAGCTAAAGTCATACTGAGGATACATGCTCTTTACCGCATCTATGCTAAGCCCAGTCTCTTCAGCCGTAAATTTAAGCGCCTCATCCTCATTTGCTTTGATGTAGGCCAAAATTTCATCCTGAGCCTTTTTAAATTTCTCAACTACATCTTTGTGCTTTTTATAAAACTCTCCGCTTGTTGCCGTGACGATGACTGGAGTGATGACACCTTTGCCAGTTGTCACTACATTTAGGCCTGATTTTTGAGCGTTGTAGGCCGCTGGTCCTGCAAGAAGCGCTGCATCAACGCTGCCGTTTTCAAGTGCAGCTTGCGCAGCTGGGATGCCCATAGAGATGAACTCTACGTCGTTTATGCTAAGTCCGCCAAGAGCTAGGTATCTCACCAAAAGCTCGTTTAAGATAGTGCCTTTTGGGCCTGCTACTTTTTTGCCTTTTAGATCTTTTGGCGACTTGATGTTTTTATCTTTAGAAAATATAACAAAGGCCTCTGGCGCCCTTGAATAGGCACTTATGATCTTTATATCAGCCTTATTTGCAGCCGCAAGTATGACTGAAGTGCCGCCCACGCAGTTTAGAAACTGGAGCGAATTTGAAGCGAGCGCTTGCGTTTGTTTAGCACCCGAGGTGATCTCAGAGTACTCGACTGGCACGCCAAAAGACTTCGCATAAAAGCCTTTAAATTTATCGACGATCGATGGGACGTTTAGCGGCGATTTGACGTAGGTCATGCCGATCTTATCTAAGCCCTCGCTTGCGTTTGCGACTAGACAAAGCAAAGAGGCCGCACACAAAACCTTAAAAAACTTTCTCATACTTGCTCCTTTTAAAAATTTGCAAGATTATATAATCTTTTGCTTCATTTTGGTTTTAATTATCATTTTATTTGCCTAAATTTCACTCAAAATTTTGCGTTTTATCGCTATTAACTCATCGCTTAGCAGATCTCTTGGCCTTGCTAAATTTGATAGCTCGTAGTTTGACTTTATCCCGCCCTTTTCAAGCAAGATGATCTCATCAGCTAAAAATAGCGCCTCGTCGATGTTATGAGTGACAAAAAGGATGGTTTTGCCAGCTTGTATTTTTAAAATTTCAGCTTGCATGCTAGCTCTAGTAAACGCATCAAGTGCGGCAAATGGCTCATCCATTAGGATCAAATTTGCCTCGTACGCAAGGACTCTAGCAAGCGAAACGCGCGAGCTCATACCACCAGAGAGCTGCGAAACGCTGGCAAGTTTAAAGTCGCTAAGCCCTATCATAGATATCAAACTACCTATCTTTTCAGCCTCAATCTCCTGCTTTTTAAGTGGGAAAACGATGTTTTCATAGACGTTTAGAAACGGCATGAGACGGGGCTCTTGAAAGACAAAGCCGATCTTTGCTTGCTCTTTAAATTTTATCTCGCCCTGACTAATGCTCTCAAGGCCTGCAATAAGCCTTAAAAGCGTAGTTTTGCCGCATCCGCTTCTACCTAGTATGACGGTGATCTTATCTTTTTTTATGCTTAAATTTAGCTCTCTCAAAACGTCGATACGCTTTTGGCCTATAAAAAAATGCTTAGATAAATTTGAAATTTCTATCATTTTCCACCTCGCAAAAGGCTAAATTTCGCTATCAAAAGTAAAAATATCCTATCTATGAGCACGCCGCAAATGCCGATCGTAAAAATGCCGACAAATATCCTATCTGCACGCGAAAGCTCCTCTGCGTCAAGTATGAGATATCCCAGCCCGCTTGAAGCCGCTATCATCTCAGCTCCTATGATCGCGCGCATAGCGTAGCCAAAGCCTATTCGCATGCCGACAAAGATATCTTTTAGCGCGCTTTTTATGATGATCTTGTAAAAAATTTCAAATTTACTAAAGCCAAAAATTTTACCAACCTCGATGAGCTTTATATCACAGCTCGTTAGCCCCTTTTGGATGCTAAGAAACATCGGAAAAAACGAGGCTAGGATGATAATGATGATCTTTGGCGTCTCGTTTATGCCAAACCAAAGCACCAAAATGGCGATCAAACTAAGCGGCGGTATATTTCTAAAAAACTCCAGTATCCACTCGTAATAAACGCTGATCTTTGGCAAAAGTGCCGCTATACCGCCAAGCACGAGCGCTAGAGCAAACGAGAGCGCGTAGCCTGCAAATATACGCTTGAAGCTGATGATAGTATGCGTAGCAAGCTCGCCGCTTAGGCTCATGCTATGCATCGTCTTAAATGTCGTCGCTGGACTTGGCAAGATATATGGCGTAAAAATTTCTAGCTCGCAAACGACCTGCCAGATCGCAAAGATCACTAGGATCAAAATGCTCTTTTTAAAAATTTCCCTCACAGCCCATCTCCGTTGTGACAGCCGTTTTCGCAGTATAAAAACTCGATGATCTGGTAGTTTTTAAGCTCGCTAAATTTATATGAAAGGGCGTTTTCTATCTTCTCTTTACTGCTAAGACTTAGTGTTTTTACGCCCAAATTTGTAAAAAAGCCTGGCGGTATCGGACTTTGCTCGATGTTGCACATCTTTAAATTTATAGCGTTTTGCTCCCTAAAGCTTCTCCATGTCAAAAATGTAGTTCGCGCTAAATTTAGCCCTCTGCCAAGCTGGGCTAACTCCTCGCAAGGCGTCGTCACGTAAAGCCACTCGTCCTCTTTTAGCTTTGCGCTTAGCTCAAGCGCGCTTTCTATTAAAATGGGGTTTAAATTTGAGATGAATGCGGCCTGCTCTTTGAAATTTGCCCTGATGAAATTTACAGCCCTCGGACAGCGGCTATCGTAAATAAGCTCACTTTGCGCAAGAGCGTTTTTGTATGCGTTTTTTACGCTTTTAACGTGGTCTTTTTCGCACTCTACTACGCTAAAGCCTTTGTCTTGCAAAATTTCTTTAAGTGCGGCAAAGTCGTAGATATTTTTTACAACAGGATTTAACCAAACCACTTTTTTCATAAGAGCTCCCGTCAAATTTAAAGACAAAATGTAATAATCAAAATCAAAATTGTATCACTTGAAAGTAAAAAGATGGCTTTGGAGGTTAAATTTATAAAAACAGCTAGACTTTTACGTCTAAATTTCGCTTTTTCTGGCTTTTCTCCATTAGCTTTAGTATGTCTATGCCGCTTTTTTCAAGGCGCATTAGCTCCTTAAGATAGGCAAATTTCTCATCTTTATTGATATCGTAGGTCGCTAGTTTCTCGCTTCGGCCGATCACTGAGGCATAGACCTTGTTGCCGTCAAGTTTGTCGGTGTTTTGTACATTGTAAAGCGACAGCACGCCCTCTATCACCTCTTTAAATTTTGCCCCGCTTTTCATGCCAGCCCTCACGAGCGTGAAAAATCTCTGCCTGCTCTCATCGTCAGTGAAATTTATGCTTTGCAGCGTCTGGTACTCGATCGGCGGCTTGTTCGTGCTAGTTAGCATGGAAATGCCCTTTTTGCCTACCGTTATGCTCTCCACGCCGACCCTCTCGCCAAGATATTGCCTCAGCGCATAGTCCAGCCACCTATCTTTAAATTCTTCTACGCTCATGTCCTTATCAAGTATCTCAAAGCCCTCCACGTGGCTCTTGTGTCTAAGTCCGAGTAAGGTGCCGCTATCATCTTTTGACGTGTACTCTTTTGCGAAGAGATCAACGTTTGTTGGATAGTATCCGATGATCGATTCGTAAAGTCTTCCAAAACCAAGCGCCTCGGTCTGACTAACAAAGCTTTTAAGCTCATTTATCTCATCTTGGTTCATTTGCTTGTCATATCCCATGAGTTTGCCCCAGATGCTTATCTTGCCATTAGCGGCCATGCCTGTGAGCGAGTAGTCTTTAGCAAATTTTAGTGGCTCTTCATCTTTGCTAAATTTGCTCTCGTTTGTGCGACTTAAATTTATCTGCTCGCTGCTTTGGTTGGTCTTTTTGGGTAAATTCTGAGATGAGAAATTTAAGGAATTTTCGTCTGAAGTTGGTTTAATATGGCTAGCGCTTTGCTCCCTAATATTTTGAAAGCCACTATATAAATTTACATTAGCTCCATTTATGCCACCTATCATCTCAAATCCTTTGTAAGATAGTTAAAACAAATATCGTCTCTTTTAGAGTAAAATTTAGAAATTTGTAGAGTTTGACTTGTAAATTTAGGCTGGCTTGGAACTGGATAAATTTAGACATTTGAGAAGGCTGGAATTTAGAATTTACTTTGTAGAATTCGCATGTATCGGCTTTTATTGTATCTGGTTCATATATTTTGGTTTAGTTT
Above is a window of Campylobacter concisus DNA encoding:
- a CDS encoding ABC transporter ATP-binding protein yields the protein MIEISNLSKHFFIGQKRIDVLRELNLSIKKDKITVILGRSGCGKTTLLRLIAGLESISQGEIKFKEQAKIGFVFQEPRLMPFLNVYENIVFPLKKQEIEAEKIGSLISMIGLSDFKLASVSQLSGGMSSRVSLARVLAYEANLILMDEPFAALDAFTRASMQAEILKIQAGKTILFVTHNIDEALFLADEIILLEKGGIKSNYELSNLARPRDLLSDELIAIKRKILSEI
- a CDS encoding ABC transporter substrate-binding protein, with amino-acid sequence MRKFFKVLCAASLLCLVANASEGLDKIGMTYVKSPLNVPSIVDKFKGFYAKSFGVPVEYSEITSGAKQTQALASNSLQFLNCVGGTSVILAAANKADIKIISAYSRAPEAFVIFSKDKNIKSPKDLKGKKVAGPKGTILNELLVRYLALGGLSINDVEFISMGIPAAQAALENGSVDAALLAGPAAYNAQKSGLNVVTTGKGVITPVIVTATSGEFYKKHKDVVEKFKKAQDEILAYIKANEDEALKFTAEETGLSIDAVKSMYPQYDFSSKITADDIKALEATQEFMLESKMIEHKIDIKSLLLN
- a CDS encoding ABC transporter permease; protein product: MREIFKKSILILVIFAIWQVVCELEIFTPYILPSPATTFKTMHSMSLSGELATHTIISFKRIFAGYALSFALALVLGGIAALLPKISVYYEWILEFFRNIPPLSLIAILVLWFGINETPKIIIIILASFFPMFLSIQKGLTSCDIKLIEVGKIFGFSKFEIFYKIIIKSALKDIFVGMRIGFGYAMRAIIGAEMIAASSGLGYLILDAEELSRADRIFVGIFTIGICGVLIDRIFLLLIAKFSLLRGGK
- a CDS encoding NifU family protein, translated to MIPFSDEELLKPVTASLQKVLPMLENDGGGMELLGIKNGKIYVRLTGHCHGCAASTTTLKYGIERQLRIDIHPELEVINVPIGEEFDIDRL
- a CDS encoding UDP-N-acetylmuramoyl-L-alanyl-D-glutamate--2,6-diaminopimelate ligase — translated: MKISVENSFITDDSNECEQGVYFVQTTANAKFAEDAVKKGAKIITLEECKKLLKIDENLKIVGITGTNGKTTTAAAIYETLRNLGKKCGLSGTRGAFIEGEQIDDKALTTSAILKTLSYLKAASEQGCEYFVMEVSSHAIAQKRIESLKFALKIFTNLTQDHLDYHKSMEEYARVKSSFFDDESVKLINIDDGGVKFNPKNAYTYAIKKPASFAPIVYGLKDGIDAVIKTPNGDVEIDSSLQGEFNLYNLIAALGAVCLLERPDAAALSKAISKFKGVSGRMEVVSTDPLVIVDFAHTPDGIEKVLNSLRHLNLIAVFGAGGDRDRTKRPKMGAIAQKYARICIVTSDNPRSEEPESIIDEICAGMSQNENLIRNANRKEAIALAISKLEPGWALVILGKGDEPYQEIKGVKHPFSDKEVVLEILSN